In Hemicordylus capensis ecotype Gifberg chromosome 17, rHemCap1.1.pri, whole genome shotgun sequence, the DNA window CAAAGCCGTTTACCTAGGACAATGCATAATAaacaagatgcttccctgtccccaaagctctGCAATCAAAACGAGATAAAATTGGGCATGACACAAACCATTATTAGACTTCGTGATGGACATTGTGGGCTGGGTAGGTAAATGGGCTACCCTTTGTCCCCTTCTCAAGTCACATACTAAAGACAGGGGCAGCAACTGTCTGGGACAAATGAAGATTTCATTCGACAACTCGGCCCTCTGAAGATCCGAGTCGAGATGCCATGGTTAGATTTCTAGGCTCCCTGGGGggtctgggatttgtcaagccccatTTTCGACCATTATGGAAACGGACAGAGCTGATTGTGACTCATGTAGCACTTTGCAAACTATCCAGaacaaaagggaaataaaggatGAATCTGAAAGTAGCGGGAGAACACAGAAGCTGTTGGGGTTCAGCTGGTCCTCCCAGTCAgggtgttgactacaattcccagcattcccagctgcagtggcccaaggctagggatcctgggagttgtagtcaacaacatctgggaatccctgttagaggggacactgcaccCGGTAGAAAgtgtagtgcagggctgctccactttggccctcctgcagatggcctacaactcccataatccccagctattgggcactgtggctggggcttatgggagttgtagtccaaaaaacagctgggggggggcaaagtggagcaggcctggtgtaggggGTGTGCGCGTGCTCTGAAAAGGTCCCAAGTCTGGAGGATTGCCACAGCCATCCTGCGTCCGTGTCCTGAGGCTCTCTTGCCAGCGGCTGGTGCATTAATGGCTTTGTCTGCAGAACCAATTGATATGCCCTCAAGTCAAGATGCCCAAGCGAGAAGGGTGTGTGGCGAAGCGCCTCCTGGACGAGCACAAGGAAGAGCTGGAGGAGgtcactcaggagctggtagAGACGGAACACGAGAACACCGTCCTCCGGCGCAACATTGAACGTATGAAGGAGGAGAAAGATCTGAGCCTGTAATTAAGCTTTTTGACCTTTCCCTTTGTCAGGGGTGGGGTTGGGCAGGAGCTCATGTCACATCCCTGTGGGAAGCCCTGATGTGTGGTCCGAAGGGCCGGGAGACCATTCCAGGAATGCCGGAAGCGgccttagaccgagtcagacccttggttgatctagctcagcgttgtctacaccaggggttctcaaccttgggtccccagatgttggtgaacgcccataacccccaaccacaatggcatttggccattatggctagggattatgggagttgaagatgttggtggacttcaactctagatgttgctggacttcaactcccataatccctagccataatggccaaatgccattgtggttgggggttatgggcgtccaccaacatctggggacccaaggttgagaacccctggtctacactgactggcagcggctctgcagggtttcagccTGGGAGGAgtccttcccccagccctacctggagatgctgccagggattgaactgcgaccttctgcatgcaggcagacgctcttcccctgagctacggccccatcctttCAGGGGAATGAATACTTTACAGCAGACAGTACACATATgtagacacccatccaaatgggaaccagggccgaccctgcttagcagaggcaagaccagctctcctttcttcttccagATTTGGAAGCTCCCTAAAAAGGGAACGGTTTTGCCAGTTATGGTAATTAGTAATCCTACAGcttgagccctgttcagacagtatggtgtgtgtgtgtgtgtgtgtaggtctCTGTGTGCTTGTGCGTGCTTATGTGTGTGACTTTACATGGGTTCATTagaaagtgaacctggattcagGCCCCCTCCAAGGCAGCACACAGATAGAAAGCGTACTACTGTGCATGTacagaacataatgtgtggataattgTACTTGCACGTAGATCTGTTGGTGCATAAATTGATTTTGTGTGCTTTGAACCAACATGTGCATGGGACTTTAGTGGCATCTGAAACCAGCTCTAAGTGAACTGGAACGGAGGGAGGACCACTATatagtctttctccttcagtggTGGAGGTTTTGCAAGAGTAGGTTGGGAAGgcatgggaaacaaaatggctttTTACCTATAGTTTCAAGGCAAAACACACCCTGGGTGCTAGGCAGGGTGGGTAAAAATgcgttgttttaaaaaaattaaatgtccttaaaaaaaaaatcttctccttACAAGTACAAAGCACTTACATAAAGGAAGCACTAGCCTAGCTTTCTCTCTGGCACActagttttctgtttgcagggaGTTCTCAAATGTCAAAGGAAGTTTTTACAGCCATGATAGTTAAAatagacatttatttattcattcattcattcataaatacattCAGTTTAtccagtctttattatggtcatagaccagagtacaaaaacacattcaatttatatgctgctttacattaaaataatctcgaagcagtttacaatataatttaaaAGATGCATAATTAGAATACAGAGGTACAGATGAATACAGAGGTGCAGGTGACATGTGCTTTCCTCCCTGCAGCCTAAAGTGGTCCAGCCCATTCTgctccccccgcgccccccctcctgctgcatttgtgGTCCAGGCCCAAATCTCAGCTGGATCAAGGTCTGGCTGGGGGTCCCTCCTTGAAGCTCCCCCAGAGGATGAGCCCGTTCTTCTTTTCCAGACTGCAGAAGCGGCACCTGCAACATGAGAAGGAGTGTTTGATGTCCAAGCTGGTGGAGGCAGAGCTGGATGGAGCGGCGGCAGCCAAGCAGATCCAGGCCCTGAAGGAGACCATTGGCAAACTCAAATCTGTACGTGCCCACGGGGAGGACTCTGGCTTTCGGAAGTGGTGGTTGGAGCTTCCCGGAGGACAAGGAGCAGGCGCTTGTTACGGGAGGCGCTGCAGTTCCTGCAGGATGCCAAATTAAGTCTCTTCTTTCTCGAAGAGACACGTTCTCTCCACAAGTGGCAGATACCCCACTGTGGAGGGGAATTGGTAGGATGGGTGAGATTCATAGCTGGTTGGTCTTTCCTTGTGCAGCTTGTCATTTTTGGGgctgtcttaagaacataagaacagccctgctggatcaggcccaagaaggcctatctagtccagcatcctggacagtggcccaccagatgcctctggggagcccacaggcaagaggcatgtgcaggccctctctcctgctgctactcccctgcaaccagtattcagaagcatcgtgcctctgaggttggaggtggcctatagccctcaggctagtagccattgatagacctgtcctccctgaatctAAGCTGAACCCATTATTGTGGGACTTGGGATGGATATATAGCCCTTTAATAATCTATATTAGAAAATAATCACAACCTGTTGAGTGTTTGCTCACCAACTAGTTAGGGGTGCTGCTTGAGTGGGCCGCATTGGTTTAATAATTTAATCATGATTAATCATGAGTCGTAGCCCTGGTAATTTCAGAACTCGCGGTAGGTGAGCTTGGGATCATAAGGTGCTTAGGTGCGAGGGGACTGAGTCATGGGCAATCTTTTGTTGATCTGCACCTGCAGAGGCGCTGTGGCCGTCTtcttgccatcttgaattgcccTGGAGCAATTACTTGTGTGACTAATAAAGCCTTGTTGGGCCCGTGCTGTGGCTGGAAGCCGGGCCGTTGGAGAGCAAAGCTGATAGCCGCTtggttctcttctctctccctctcctctccacgccccccgcccccaggagaAACACATGACTGTCTCAGACATCAACACACTGACCAGGCAGAAAGAGCTGCTGTTGCAGAAGCTGAATACTTTTGAAGAGACCAACCGGACACTCCGGGACCTGCTTAGAGAACAACACAGCCGAGAGGTGAGGAGCTGGGAACTCTCCCACTCCAGGAAAGGGAGCCTTTTAGGAAGTCATGACTGGGACCTGGGGCTGAAATGTTCTTCCTCTTTAGTGCTGGATCACTGTTGTCTAAGGGTTGGATCCAAATGGGATGAACATGGCTGCCCATTTATTGATTTTtccgtaggaagctgcctcctacagagtcaggccctgggtccatctcgctctgtattgtcgacccagactggcagcggcttctccaaggttgcaggcagcaatctctcccagccctatcttggagacgccagggagggaacttggaaccttctgagttctcttcccaaagcggccccatcccctgagaggaatatcttacagggctcatgtgtggtctcccatccaaatgcaaaccagggcagatcctgcttagcaaaagggacaatctatgcttgttcccacaagaccagctctcctcccgctattcaaagaagtcccattgaaattaaaaggataagttaggCTTGCCTAGCTTatccttttcatttcagtgggacttcctgaAGTAAAGTTAGTCAGCCATTAACAATAATGATTtcccttctatctatctatttgattctCGAAGGCATACCCGTGACTattcccatgcgtggcagctctcgcgagagtttggagagctgccagataggctAGCCACGGGACGGGGTGGGGGACTGAAaaatggcggtggcggcggcggccaaaGGAAAACTGCGGCGAGCTGGAGGACAGAATGGCGGCAGGCTGCATGCCGCATGGGCAGGCAAAACGGCGGGGGACGGGCAGGAGGACAGGCGGGCAAAATGGTGGTGCCGGTGGCTGGGGAAGAAGGCAGTGttggcaggcgggtgggcaggaCAGCGGGCAGTGggaggaagaagccgggcagggggtgggggtgggagagagaatggCGGCAGGGGAAATGGCGGCGGTGGGCAGGTGGTTGGTGGCGGCGGAGCAGGCGACTAGAGGctcagatgttctgtgcccgtcCCAGCTATTATGCTCTTAATTCTGCCATGCTGAATCTTTCACCTAATTCTCGGTTTGCTGCTCGTGGCGATGAGTTACGTGAGGCAGAAAACTGTGCTTatggtttttttttggttttttagaaAGAAACGTTTCACGAAGCTTTCTGGTTTTTCTCTGTCCACAGAAAGATTCTCAGAAATTGACGGAACAACAGGCACTGCTGATGAAGAGGCTGGCAGACTCTGACGCGGAGAAAGCAGTAAGTCTCACACAGAGCTCCCAGTGGCTCTGTCTTTCCTGACGACATCAGTGCTTtgaaccaggggttcccagcccttTTAAACAAGTGAAcctcttctgttgcaaacctccaGCAcaggtaccccagtgtgtgtgtgtgtgtgtgtgtgtgtgtgtgtgtgtgtgtgtgtgtaccatatttaccccaGTAGgtgacgactctgaatttaagatgagccgcttataaaaatagaagttaaatacagttTAGACCTCTATTTACCCCAAAGGGGCTCTTAGTTTAAGATagccccctgatttctaacattaaagaacttggaaaaaaccttgtcttagattcaggtaaattcaGTACAGAAAACAAAGCTACTACAATCCCTGGTTCACATTCACCTTAAGTTGTTCATAAGGAGtcttcttatgtatgtatgtatgtatttaaccttttgaattttaaattgttgtttttattgttttgttgtaaaccgcccagaaagttgcgttttgggcggtatacaaatatgtttaaacaaacaaacaaaataaagaatTTATGCTgcccactacccaagtctctaggtggtttactgcaaaaaacaaaaccaagaatttaacagttaaaacatataaaaatcagattaaaatatccataacaACACCAGCTCATgcaaaagcttggctgaagagatgtggctttagttgtttcctaaaagccaacagggatggagcagttctaatctcagcaggaagtgcacccCACAGCCTTGGGCCAAGGACAGAGAAGGCCCcgcctttgagtcatcaccagacaagctggcggcaccCTATTGAAAGTAATGGGACATGAGTGGACACCCGGTGCTCTCTCTAGTGTATCTGCGTTTTTGTTTTGGCATTTTGTTATTATTGAAGTTTTATGACTGCCTTTCATTcttcttgttaactgccctggcaTTTTTTGGAGAaagggcaatatacaaatattaaaaatacttgtcccatgaatttcagtgggagtactcagtgctaaatTTCAGGAGTCTGGTAATCCGGCTGAGGGGAGGGATACACTGAGCTCTGGCAGGcaagcagccaatcaggagcagaggaggaggggcttcaccctcctccatccccttctgCTGCCAACACATTGCTGAGAATGCATCGGCTTCAAGCTGGCGACCCTCATAGGaatattggaagctgccatatgctgagtcagaccattggcccatctagctcagtgttgtctccacagactggtagcggcttctccaaggttgcaggcaggagtctttctcagccctatcttggagatgctgccagggagggaacttgggaccttctgctcttcccagagtgaccccatcccctaaggggaatatcttccaaggctcacacacatcaagtctcccactcacatgcaaccagggcaagaccctgcttagctaaagggcaagtcatgcttgctaccaccagaccagctctccgctcatAGGAGAGGGGATAGCGTAGCTCTAGCGTGGGGAGGCAGGAGTGATAGCCCTCCGCTCTCAGTTGGAGACGCCTACTTGCAACTGTGCTCAAATTGGCCTGGCATCCAGTGATGCTgttgaagcagcagcaacagatgtTCCCACCTGCCAGGCCCAGTTAGTTCACCGAGCCGCAGTGCTTTGGTCCAGCTGACACCACCCCATGCACACCATGCTCTGTTCTATTCTGTGCGCCTCCCCGATTTCTTTGGCTGTGCTTTGTTGCAGCAATTGATGAAGAAGCtgcaagagaaagagaaggaagtggACGATCTGATGGTTCAGATGAGGACAGAAAAGGTAGGCCTTTCCTGAGCCACTCTCTGCTGGTGAGTAGCAGTAAGAGAGAGAGGGGCATCCTGCCTTCAGGGTGGAGAATGTGTGTCTGAATacaaacataagagcagcccccCAGGACCAGGCTAGTCTCTCTTCAGCCTCCCGCTTCTGTCTTCGCTTTCCATCACGGTCccagtgtggggtgtgtgtctctcgTTCCTCTCTTTCAGGACCAAGCCAAGACGGCGTCGGAACTCTCCAAATCTATGGAAGCTGTGAGGGGCCATTTGCAGGCGCAGCTGCGCAACAAAGAAGCGGAGAACCACCGCCTGGGTATCCAGATCCGGGTAAGGCAGCCGTGATCTTGAGGGAGCAGCACTCTGGTGTGCTTTGGCAGCACGATAAGGTGCCGGAGGGGGATAACCCTCTGCAGACTGacggagtgttggactagggtcAGGGAGACCTGAGGTCCAGTCTCCATTCGGCCGTGCTACTCggtgggtgaccctgggccagtcacttccctctccgcttacagggttgttgggaggggccatagctcattggaagagcacctgctttacatACTGAGGGggccaggttccatccctggcagccttCCCAGCTAGAGcggggaaagtctcctgcctgaaagcttgaagaagccgctgccagtcagtgtagacaagactgagctggatgggctgATGATCTGgtttggtttaaggcagcttcgaGGATAAACGTGACCATGAAcagtgctctaggctccttggaggaagactgggatCTAAATGGATCCCACTTGGTGCGTTGCTCATGGGAGTGGGCCCTTGGCTGCCAGAAGCTGCCACAACCGCTCGGTGAATTTGCCTTCCTTCCAGAACCTAGAGCGGGTGTCTACTCAGCACAAGGCAGAAGTGGACGGCGTCATGGAGCAGCTGAAGGAGCTGAAGGCCAAGGCCGAGCGGGACAAGGAGAACCTGAAGAAAGCCATCCGTGCCCAGAAGGAGCGGGCAGAACGCAGCGAGGAGTACGCCGATCAACTGAACGCCCAGCTCGCGGAAAAGGTgatggtggtgctgggtgtccccCAAAGTGGGGAGTTACTACTTCTGAAAAAGCATTACATGCGGTGTTCCCTGcagcagggaatcccagatggtgactgcaactcccataatccccaactgcaatggccaaaggccattgcagatagggattttgggagttgaagtcaacaacgtCGCCTACCAGTTCTGTTCTTCCTCCAGAATGATTTCACTCatgttcttcctttctcttgccttGCTTGGCAGGACACCTATGTTTCCGAGGCGTTGGCCACCTTggagtcttggagaagccgctacaaCCAAGTGGTGAAAGACAAAAGCGACCTGGAGGTTGAGATAGTGATGCTGAACAGGTGAGAGTGGCACGGCCTCTTTGGGAATGGCCAGAGGAACCAGCTCCTGCAGCGTCCTGTAGATTTTGGGgggaggactgtagctcagtggcaaagagcCTGGCtcgtatgcagaaggtcccaggtttggtcCCTGACCTCTCCAGGTGGGGGTTGGAAAGACCCCCATTTGAAtaccaatccaatctttattatggccagAGGCCAGCAAGAAGGAACACAATAAATAGTAGGTGATAGATCGGAATCGAAAGAGGATACCTCAGTAGGTGATGCATCCGATCAAAAATGGATACATTATAACTAAACAAAAATGAATCAGATTGCTAATTATTTGAATACCCTCACTCATCATCTGTGTGGGGTGTTAAAAGCAGGGCTGGAGCATTAAACCTTATTGATTTCCAAAGGTGCTTCACTTAATCCAGGATGGGGCAATAGGTtggagatggggccgtagctcagagacagagcctctgctttgcatgcagacggtcccaggttcagtccctggcagcatctccaagttggcCTGGGagagacccttgtctgaaatccgctagagctgctgccagtcagtgcagacaattctgagcacgACGGACCCCTGGTGTGACTCGAaataaggccgcttcctgtgtgcTCACTGTTCGCTTTCCCTACCGCATGGCAGCCGTATTTCAGACCTATTAGAGCAGCAGAACACCATGGAGGACAAGATGCGGGAAGACCGAGACGCCCTGGTGGACAAACTGCACCGGCAGACCACGGAGAGCACCTCTTTCAAAGTGGAGAACGATAGGCTGAAGGTCAGTAGGGCTGGATTACCCCAAGCTGTCTTTGCTGCAAGGCCCTAAAGCCAGTGGCGGTTTCCATAATTGTTCATTGGGGCCCGTGCGAAGCTTCGGCCAGATCCAGATTTTCTAcacagccccccgcccccgcccccccaccccggcatgTGGTTGGACTCTCTGCCTTGTGTATGACAAAACCGTGCTTTCTTAACAATCACTGTGTGTTTTGTGACTCCTCCAGAATGCCATGATCCCTGTGGAGGAGAGGCTGAATAAGGCCCAGCAGGAAGTAGCTCACCTGAAAGCATCCCTCAAGAACTATGAAGAGCTTATTGAAACCTACAAGAGTCAGGTACCCCGCCGCAAGCCACCGttttctcttgccccctccccaccatcacctGCGTCATCTTATAACTGTAATTCTGTGCTGTGTATCATTGTACTGAGCCCTTTGGCTTTGCATACTGGGGAGGAGCTGTCTTTGGGGTTTCTGTGGCTCCTTGTAAGCCTATTTCTGTCCCAGTATAGGAAGGTCTCCTCTTAAGATGGGCTATGCTGGGCTCTTGCTCCCAGTCGACAGGGCTCAATGCAAATTGGATGGAGCCTATTTCTATGACAAGATCGGCCTAGGATGTGTGAAGGAGGCACACCAGCAATCCAGTGCCTTCTCCAGCTTGCTcatattttcctcctcctcctcctcctcctcctcctcctcctcctcctcctcctcctcctctcttttaggagaggagagttggtcttgtggtagcaagtatgactcgtccccttggctaagcagggttcaccctggctgaatatgaaagggaggctagaagtgtgagcactggaagagattccccttaggagatggagctgctctgggaagagcatctagattctaagtcccctccctggcagcatctccaagagagggccgagagagactcctgcctgcaaccttggagaagctgctgccagtctgggtagacaatactgagctagatagactatatactggtctgactcagtatatggcagctacctatgttcctatgttatttcattatcatcatctcatcatcatcatctattactATCATCATCATTCAAAATGGCGGGAGGAGCGgaggtctctctgtgtgtgtctttctcACTTCTTGCTAGTCTTGGTACAACAGGAGTTATGAGCACCCCGATTGTATCTGAAGGTGTGAATGTGACCTACTATTCAAAATGTTTGCCACTTTCCCAAAGCAGGTTCTCAAAGTAGCTTACATgccaaaaagaatgagaaaacgGTTCCTTGTTAGGATTTCATTATTTCAGTCTAAATTACAACCTGATTTAGATCGTAATAGTGTACAACCTAAACTCGGTTGTCTGCTACATATCAGTCTAAAACGgatttctctgtttctctttatAATCCAGAACAAGGAtccacaactttggccccccacctgttgctggactacagctcccatcattcctggctgttggccactgtggcgggacatgatgggagctgtagtccaatgacagaCAGAGGGCCGAAACTGGGCAGTGCTGCTCTAAAAAGACTTTAGGCATCCTCTGCAAACTTTCTGTAACTGCTGCAAACTCTCTTGTGCTCAGGTGATGAAGACCCGAATGGAAGCTGACGAGGTGACCGTGAAACTGGAGCTTTGTGACAAAGAGAACAAGGCACTTAAAGAAGAAATGGCCAAGGAGATTGAAAATGTAAGTATCTGTCCGTCCaagtctcccctttgctaagcagagtccaccctggtttgcatttgaatgggagactacctgtgtgagtgCTGTTAAGAGattccgctctgggaagagcatctgcctgcttgcatgcagaaggttccaggttccctccctggcagcatctccaagatagggctgagagagactcctgcctataccttggagaagccgctgccagtctgtgtagacaatgccgagctagatggaccagttgtctgactcagtagaaggcagcttcctgtgtcactAAGAAGGGCGGAGAATTGCCACATGCAAGGGGAAGAGAGAGCGTGTGATCTCCACGGTTCATGGCAGGTGTCTTAGCAACCGAACTGAGCATCAGTCTAGATATGCGGGccccaccaccactcgctctgatTGACTGAGACTCCCAGGTGGGCGGCAGCGGTGACCGGTCTTGCCCTCTCCGCCCACAGGCCCGTAAGCAGTTCCAGACTCAGGTGGCCGAGCTGGAGAAGCTCCCCGAGATCCTGAAGATCACGGAGACGAAGCTGGCCGAGTGCCAGGATCAGCTGAAGAGCTACGAGAAGAAGAACATGGACCTCTCGGCCATGATCACCGACCTCCGTCAGCGGGTAAGGGACTGGCAGAAGCCGCCCACACGGACCTCCAGTAAAACCGGGAAATGAGCCTCTGGCGCCAGGAAAGTGCATTCTTTCTCTCTTGTCTTGTCTCTTTTTGAAATgattaaaacagctgcactgcagAATAAACGGATGCACGGCAtgtctgtgtgtgctttttgtgCTCCCCTCCGCCCCTCCTTCCAGCTCGCTGCTTTGCTTCCATCTCTGCTGCCGCCTCCGCTTGCTTCTCATCAGATAGCCGATGAGTTAAAGCTCatcggctctcctcctccccagcacctTTTGCACTCCCTTTTATCCATATGGGGGTGTCGCCAAGGTTCTGGGTGTCTTCTGGGTATTTGGAATGCCCAGAGCTTGGAATCTGCCTTCTGCACCCATCAGcataagtttctagtcctcatgactgAGGAGGGAGAACTTCATAGGCCAGGAGGGGCTGTGTGTActctgggagggggaggaaaaccCTGATTAAAAAATTAAGTGTTTGCATGTTGGCTCATTTTGCAGCGTCTTACTTGGCTTTTCTTTAGTAGCACGGGGAGCGAGGGTCTCAGCTGGCTCTGGATGTCTGCTCCTTGAGGACTGAAAACTTCCTTTGGGGTCGGGGAGCAAAGCGAGCAAGCTGAGGCTGctaggatgctggattggatgccCATTCCAAATTGCGATTGTGCCTTGTGCACAGACTTGAGTGTGTGAACAAAGAACTGTGATCACGGTAGTTTGGTGGTTAAGCGGCTTGTGCTTGTGCACAGTAGCGTCACCACCATTGGACAAGAAGGGACAGAAGGGTTGGGGGCCTGGTCAtgatgccccctccctcctctcccaagGCAGCATCCTGTCTTCCTCTCGCACCCAGCTTCCGGATGAAGTACTTCCCGGCTGGGAGTCTGAGGTAGGGTCCCTTGACTGCTCCTCCCCAGCCGGGAAGCAAAGCTCGCTTTCTCTCCCTTACCCTGAGAAAAGGGGAGAACTGGCTCTCCGCTCGtctgctggtgggggggagcgagcgagggGCTATGTGGCCCCTTTCAGCTGCTGGCCCTGCAACTGAGGTGCCTCCAGCAAGCTCCAGGCGCCCCTGCATGTACCGTTCCCCATCCTGTAGCCCACTCTCTAGTTGGCTAGCCGGGCCTCATTTCCGTGCCTTCTTGCCTTTCGT includes these proteins:
- the ODF2 gene encoding outer dense fiber protein 2 isoform X4, with the translated sequence MKSGIIVTAHKKLTPGADPFHCQKHKQKMKGDIVNVRRSVRVKTKVPWMPPGKTPCRESTYKWEGPTHRLEITPPDSEKLLSVLRLSDLSTDEEDAIHCKMNKYEKKIDSLLNVVGTLKNENQLICPQVKMPKREGCVAKRLLDEHKEELEEVTQELVETEHENTVLRRNIERMKEEKDLSLLQKRHLQHEKECLMSKLVEAELDGAAAAKQIQALKETIGKLKSEKHMTVSDINTLTRQKELLLQKLNTFEETNRTLRDLLREQHSREKDSQKLTEQQALLMKRLADSDAEKAQLMKKLQEKEKEVDDLMVQMRTEKDQAKTASELSKSMEAVRGHLQAQLRNKEAENHRLGIQIRNLERVSTQHKAEVDGVMEQLKELKAKAERDKENLKKAIRAQKERAERSEEYADQLNAQLAEKDTYVSEALATLESWRSRYNQVVKDKSDLEVEIVMLNSRISDLLEQQNTMEDKMREDRDALVDKLHRQTTESTSFKVENDRLKNAMIPVEERLNKAQQEVAHLKASLKNYEELIETYKSQVMKTRMEADEVTVKLELCDKENKALKEEMAKEIENARKQFQTQVAELEKLPEILKITETKLAECQDQLKSYEKKNMDLSAMITDLRQRIELQGDKMEMTREKYQSAQEENKHLILKLEELERKLEATSGQNIEFLQVIAKREESIHQSQLRLEEKTRECSSLARQLEMAIDDAKRQLEQTRDRAASRERTTQSKILDLETQLSRTKTELSQLRRSRVDTERRYESRLQDLKDRLEQSESTNRSMQNYVQFLKSSYANVFGDSALTSSPIRPRSPL
- the ODF2 gene encoding outer dense fiber protein 2 isoform X3, whose amino-acid sequence is MLRNNRVLERVKSSTSLTPATHQRDNDHKIPPLKQKHKQKMKGDIVNVRRSVRVKTKVPWMPPGKTPCRESTYKWEGPTHRLEITPPDSEKLLSVLRLSDLSTDEEDAIHCKMNKYEKKIDSLLNVVGTLKNENQLICPQVKMPKREGCVAKRLLDEHKEELEEVTQELVETEHENTVLRRNIERMKEEKDLSLLQKRHLQHEKECLMSKLVEAELDGAAAAKQIQALKETIGKLKSEKHMTVSDINTLTRQKELLLQKLNTFEETNRTLRDLLREQHSREKDSQKLTEQQALLMKRLADSDAEKAQLMKKLQEKEKEVDDLMVQMRTEKDQAKTASELSKSMEAVRGHLQAQLRNKEAENHRLGIQIRNLERVSTQHKAEVDGVMEQLKELKAKAERDKENLKKAIRAQKERAERSEEYADQLNAQLAEKDTYVSEALATLESWRSRYNQVVKDKSDLEVEIVMLNSRISDLLEQQNTMEDKMREDRDALVDKLHRQTTESTSFKVENDRLKNAMIPVEERLNKAQQEVAHLKASLKNYEELIETYKSQVMKTRMEADEVTVKLELCDKENKALKEEMAKEIENARKQFQTQVAELEKLPEILKITETKLAECQDQLKSYEKKNMDLSAMITDLRQRIELQGDKMEMTREKYQSAQEENKHLILKLEELERKLEATSGQNIEFLQVIAKREESIHQSQLRLEEKTRECSSLARQLEMAIDDAKRQLEQTRDRAASRERTTQSKILDLETQLSRTKTELSQLRRSRVDTERRYESRLQDLKDRLEQSESTNRSMQNYVQFLKSSYANVFGDSALTSSPIRPRSPL
- the ODF2 gene encoding outer dense fiber protein 2 isoform X5, coding for MKGDIVNVRRSVRVKTKVPWMPPGKTPCRESTYKWEGPTHRLEITPPDSEKLLSVLRLSDLSTDEEDAIHCKMNKYEKKIDSLLNVVGTLKNENQLICPQVKMPKREGCVAKRLLDEHKEELEEVTQELVETEHENTVLRRNIERMKEEKDLSLLQKRHLQHEKECLMSKLVEAELDGAAAAKQIQALKETIGKLKSEKHMTVSDINTLTRQKELLLQKLNTFEETNRTLRDLLREQHSREKDSQKLTEQQALLMKRLADSDAEKAQLMKKLQEKEKEVDDLMVQMRTEKDQAKTASELSKSMEAVRGHLQAQLRNKEAENHRLGIQIRNLERVSTQHKAEVDGVMEQLKELKAKAERDKENLKKAIRAQKERAERSEEYADQLNAQLAEKDTYVSEALATLESWRSRYNQVVKDKSDLEVEIVMLNSRISDLLEQQNTMEDKMREDRDALVDKLHRQTTESTSFKVENDRLKNAMIPVEERLNKAQQEVAHLKASLKNYEELIETYKSQVMKTRMEADEVTVKLELCDKENKALKEEMAKEIENARKQFQTQVAELEKLPEILKITETKLAECQDQLKSYEKKNMDLSAMITDLRQRIELQGDKMEMTREKYQSAQEENKHLILKLEELERKLEATSGQNIEFLQVIAKREESIHQSQLRLEEKTRECSSLARQLEMAIDDAKRQLEQTRDRAASRERTTQSKILDLETQLSRTKTELSQLRRSRVDTERRYESRLQDLKDRLEQSESTNRSMQNYVQFLKSSYANVFGDSALTSSPIRPRSPL